The DNA region GTTCACGGCCTCATTCGCCTTGGTGAAACCTGAAGAAGAGCCATTAGCGGGATTGTAACCGGACCAAGGCCAGTATACTTACTGCCTGCAAAACTGAACATGGTACCTGCCGCCGAGGCAGAAAAGAAAACACCCATAAACGCAACCATGAACTGGTAAAAATTAATCTCGCCATCATTCACGAGCTTAGATCCCCACCTGATTCAGTTAGCTGGATGCAAAAGCCGGAAACCAAACGGCTGATACCGGTTGGCTTGGGGGTTCAAACTCACCAGAATCCAAGTGCAAGCACAAAGTGCTCCATGCATTGCGTGAAGGAAAACCAAACCATCATGTGGAATAGGAATGGTGTGCAGCGACGAATGGCACCATCGATCTCGTTGGTATACCGCTCAAGGATTTTACCTTCGATTGCCAAAGAAGAGACGGTCCTTatggccatgatggtctcGGACGCGATGGAAGCGCTTTGAGAAAAGGCCGTATTCATCTTTCCGTCCATCCTGGTTTCCAGCCGGGTTCTGGCCCATCCTGCAAAGACGAGTGGCGGAACTCCGGCAAAGAcaccgacgatgccgaccTTCCAAGCGACAATCAAGGACAGAATGCTGCAGGCCAACACGCTGATAGCAGAGACCAGAACAAAGGATATGTTGATCCCCATCAGCTCCAAGATGGACTGCGGATGCGCATCGAGACGGCTGTTCAAGGCACCGACGGTGTTCTCGGGGCGGTCGAAGAAACGGAGATCTTGTCGGAGAAACGCCTCAAGCATATCTTTTCGTATCAAGGTGTTGAGCGTCTGGGTGTTGCAAATGGGTTAACAAGGGACTGTCCTGGGCTTCCCAACAAAATAGAGTGAAGGCCACTTACCTGCGCAACAATATTGGTTGTCCATCCCATGACAAAGTACACAGCAAGGCAACCAATAGCCAAAATGAAAAACATGAGAGAGATGAAGTTGGCTTCCTTCGTCACGTCATCAGACCCCAGGAGGTTCACGATTCTACCCATGAGAAGGGTTTGGCCAGGATAGACAGCGGCTAATTAAGATCCAGTTAGCACCAAACTCTCAGTCCCGAGGACAGAATACAGTCATCATACCTCCTCCAATGCATGTGCAGAGTGACAGTATGTACCAAGGCACCAGCTGTGGCGTCGACCTCACAAGCCTAGCGATATTTCGGATGAGTCCGCTTTTGGGGCTCTTTTCGTAGTCTTCTCGATCTCTCAGGAGCAAGAGCTTCTCCGCCTCGGCAGtttgcagcttcttgagggtcCTGCTGGGTTCCAGAACCAACTCTGTcgattcatcatcatcagagGAGCTCCCAAGGGCTTCCCCCTTGCCATCAACTGGAGCCAGGTCTTGGGCCTTGACTAAGTTGGCATACACCCCTTCAATGGCAAGTAGCTCCTCATGTCGCCCTTGTTCAGCGATTTTCCCCTGTGAGAGAACCACGATGTTATCAGCGTTGCGAATTGTGGCAAGCTTATGTgcaatgacgatggtggTGCGATCTCGTGCTGCGCGATCCAAAGCCTGCTGCACGATGCCTTCGGCGTGGGGATCAAGAGCACTAGtagcctcatcaagaaggagaacctTTGGTTCGGAGATAATACTTCGCGCAATCGCAATCCTCTGTTTCTGGCCGCCTGACAAGAGGCCTCCGTGCTCACCGATTTGAGCATCATAGCCGCCGGGGAGGTCAACGATAAAGTCGTGTGCGAATGCGAGCTTGGCCGCCTGTTGGACTCGCTCCATTTGCTCTTCCCGTGTATCGAATTCCCACTGGGTGCCGACTAAACCGTTGGAAATGTTATCGAAGACGGTACCGTTGAAGAGGACGGGTTCCTGAACATGTCAAGGTCAGCCACTGCTGCTTTCACCCTTCCTATACCATTGAGAAATCCATGACGCCTCCTCACCTGTTGCACTAGACGGACATTGGTGCGAAGCCATCTCAGATTCACGTCCTTGAGTTCTCGACCGTCCAACTTGACACTGCCGGCGGATGTGCTATACCATCGCTCAAGTATACCGATGATGGTACTTTTCCCTGAGCCGCTGGGTCCCTTGACGTTGTGAGCATGTGTTCATATGGCATCTATGAGCTGGGGAGTAATCACTTACTACAAGAGCCGTAACCTTGCCCGCCGGAACTGTCAAGCTGAACTTGTCCAAAACCGTCACCTCGGAACGCGTGGGATAACTGAAAGACACATCCtccatggtgatggttcCTGTGATCTGTTCCGGCTTCACCCCCGAATTGTCAAAGGCATTGATTTCGGATTCTCTGTCAATCAGCTTGAAGAGTTCCACCGATGCAGTAGCTGCACGACCAAAGGCAACAGTGTGAGGCGCCAGGGACATCATCGTTGTTGCTGCGATAACCACAGAGAGCAAAACCCTAGAAAATGCATTAGATGAGAGTCGCAGGTGTAGAGGGGAACATCTTACGTGAACACTGTACCCAAGTCCTGCACCTCGCCCCTATCCATCATGGCGAAGCCTTGCCAGAACGCAAGACCCATCCCGGAATAGATGACAAAATATTGCCCGCCAAACATGACGCCATAAagcttgttcttcttcatgcCTCGGTCGTATGCTTCCTGCAAGAAGGAGTAATACTTGCCAACAACCCTCTCCCGTAAACTGAAAGCGTGAATGGTGCGTGTAGCGCCAAGCACATTCTCGGCATAACTTCCCGCTTGGCCGTACAGTCGAAAGAGGTCGTTGTTGATGAAAGCGTCGAAAATGGAGACAccaccaacgacgatgaggagggtAGGGACgatgcagatgatgatgaacgTGAGCTTCCATTGGCTGACAAATGCAATGATAAAAGCAGCGACAAACGTCGAAATGGCCTGAATGAAGAGGCCCAGCTTCTCTGCGATGCCACTCTGGATGAGCTTGCCGTTGGTGGTGGCCTGCATGGAGACTGACCCAGCAGAGTTAGTACCAGAAGACCCAGTGTCGTAAAAGCCAATCTCCTGGCTGAAAGCGGCTCGTAGATAGGCCTGTTGAATATTCCTCACGAAATGGTAGGCGTTGTAGGTCATGAGGGAAGAATAGAGATAGGTGCACACGAACCGCACAATGCCGATGTAGACAAAGTACAACCTATCCGTATTTGTTAGGTTGCTCTGTCCTAGAAGTGCAGGAAGTCTGAGATCAACTCACGCTGTGGTGCTGACGGTATCTATGAATCCATTGGATGTGCCTGAAACCGAGACATCGCCGAGAAGAGTGATAAATCTCCCCATGACGACATTGACCATGGCCAGGCCGACCCCAGATGCAATGGCCGCGAGTATTGCGATCGATTGGAGAAGATATATTGTCGGGGAACCGTATTGGAAACATCTCTGGCGTCGCAGTCGAGATCAGCAAACATACACTAGATGCTGTTGAAGGGTGATACATACCAGGAAACTTTTGAAGGCTGACGGATCTTTCGAAGCAGGCGCATCATCGGTAGAAGCGCCCTCCAAAATCACGGGGGAGGCATCTTGGGTGGCTTGCCCACGGTCAACCTTCTCGGAAGCGGCCATTGTTTCGACTGGTGAACGAGTGACAGAGTAAAAGATCAAAAGAATAAAGGAAAGATTAGAAGGAGAGGCATGAATAGGGTCTggcgagaagcaagaagaaATTGAAATCCATCTTAAATACGACAAACGCGCGAAGTGTTAGAGGTGGGCAAGACTCCTTACGGAGGGAGCTGTCCGGCCGCAAATCCAGGGTGAGCGGGCGCCAAGAGCCTCCGTCGTGCGTCCGGAGCGGGATGCGGAGCTCCGTAACTCCGTCATTTTTCGGAGCGGAGCGCACGTTCTTCGATCCGCTGATGCACGTGACAAGCTGTTTCTTCCAACTTCTGGGCAAGGCGCCACTGGTCTTCTACTTCATTTCCAACGACCGTCATCGAGGGAAAAGGCCTACATTGGATCCTTGGTACCACTGGTTGATCCACTGGTGGCGAAATGGCGACCTTCACCCCCGCCTACAGTGGCGGTATCCCTACCGTTGAAGACACCACCCAAGTTGACAGCGACAGCCCctttgttgatgaggagcagGGCCCACCTGGCGGGAGAGACGGCCATGAGCCTTCCGCAACAGAAAGACTAGCTGTATTACCCCAAGATTTCTCCATGATGCCTGTTCTGTGCATCCTCTCAAATACTAACAGCCTCTTAGTGTGACCGTTGTCGTAGACGAAAAGTTCGACCGATCCCGCCTAGGAGCAACGTCGTAACTAACATGCCTGTCACTAGATCAAATGCGATCGCCTCCATCCGTGTGCCCATTGTATCAAGGCAAAGTTACAATGCACCTACGACCTgggccagaagaagagggcaaaGCGACAGCGGGTCATGATTTCGAGCGTCTAGTGTGTTTCAACTGTGCCTCCCAGTTCAGTCACTCGACCACTAACATAGCTTGCCAGCGAGAGCAGGATGGATGAGATTTCTCAAAAGATTGATGATTTGACAGAAATTATGAGTCGTCTTAGCCCTGCCCATGCCGGCATCGGTGACACCATCTCGACAACCAGCCCTCACCCGCCCCCTAACCCTTGGCCTCAATCTATGTTGACCCAAACCCCCCGAATCAACATCCAGGCGCACCAAAGGGGGAGTCACCAGGAACTGACCGAGGCAGATGCAATCGAgccttctctcttctcccaaGCCGTCTTTGCTACCAAATTCCTTCAAGCTGTTCTGGCCCATGACATATTCTCACCTGTTGCATCCGAGATGACGTCCGCACTCAAGTCGTTGGGTGACATTGTTGAAGCTCAACAGCGGCGCAACAACTCGTACGACGCCTCAAACCCCTTCTCCAAGACTCTCCCGCTAGGCTACACGATTAGAGATCTTCCGCTTCCCCCAACTGGAAAAATCATGGCCTGCTTAAGGCTGGCTAAAGGTCCGTCCAAAATTAGGTGCGGCGCCTGCATTCGATAGCTGACCTACATCCAGAGAATTGGAGAGTCCAATCACATATTCTTCTCCAATTCAAGTCCCTTGGCCATTTCACCGAGTACGTGGTCAAGGCATGTTCTCCAGGACCGATGACCGATGCCGAGTTGATTCTTGTTCACCTGGGTCTCTATTGGCTGTTTTATGAGTGTTCTGGCGTCTCAACAGACCTCAGCACAAAGCATGATTATGCTGCACAAGCATCTGTCTGTGAGAACAGCCTTGAGATTGTCCTGTCAAACCTTTCGTTTCATGCACCTGCGACGGTGGATTACGTGCATGCAATGTATGTGGCGGTAAGTATGCGTTAACCCCAAGATACGTGACTCAAAAGAATGTTGACTGATACTCCATTGAATAGGCCATGTACTGCCTGCAGATGAACAAGCCAAATGCCGGATGGGCCTTTGTATCAAAAGCTTCACTCCTTGCCCAAGCGATCGGCATGCATAGTGGTACTGCCATGAACTCTGAAGTTGTAGAGGAGAGACAATACAAGAATCGTCTTTTCTGGGGGCTCTACTGCCTAGAAAAGTCCATCGCACTTCGTCTGGGTAGATGTTCTACTATCCGGGACCATGACATTACTATTCCTCAGCCATTGAGAGAGCAGAGGACTTCCTCGGGCTGGTTTAGCAGTCTACCGGACGGCATAGAACTATGCAGACTAtttggccttgtctttgacgaGCTTTTTAGTCCCAGCGCTCTTGTGCAGCCTGTCTCTGTTCGGAGGTCCCGCGCAAAAGTCTTGTCTGCTAAAATAGAGCAAAGAATAGCTTCAAGGGCCGTCTCTGACGTAAGTATGCCATATGTTCTTCTATATATTGGCCTTCCATTAGTGGACTGGCAGTAATAAAGTAAATTATCCCTACTCTAACTAACAAGTCGCAGATGCACCCAGAACCTCCGAGCCAGCTGATCGA from Fusarium keratoplasticum isolate Fu6.1 chromosome 12, whole genome shotgun sequence includes:
- a CDS encoding Zn(2)-C6 fungal-type domain-containing protein, with the protein product MATFTPAYSGGIPTVEDTTQVDSDSPFVDEEQGPPGGRDGHEPSATERLACDRCRRRKIKCDRLHPCAHCIKAKLQCTYDLGQKKRAKRQRVMISSVYESRMDEISQKIDDLTEIMSRLSPAHAGIGDTISTTSPHPPPNPWPQSMLTQTPRINIQAHQRGSHQELTEADAIEPSLFSQAVFATKFLQAVLAHDIFSPVASEMTSALKSLGDIVEAQQRRNNSYDASNPFSKTLPLGYTIRDLPLPPTGKIMACLRLAKENWRVQSHILLQFKSLGHFTEYVVKACSPGPMTDAELILVHLGLYWLFYECSGVSTDLSTKHDYAAQASVCENSLEIVLSNLSFHAPATVDYVHAMYVAAMYCLQMNKPNAGWAFVSKASLLAQAIGMHSGTAMNSEVVEERQYKNRLFWGLYCLEKSIALRLGRCSTIRDHDITIPQPLREQRTSSGWFSSLPDGIELCRLFGLVFDELFSPSALVQPVSVRRSRAKVLSAKIEQRIASRAVSDMHPEPPSQLIEPKVLAFLRHANIVCDYSTLASIYKSIPPEDTSSSSCPECISAARIALQEHATCISLIANQASEYLILDFWINTSLLLSPFIPFNILFCNIVETCESSDLQLLARFVGALELASAIPRYSAACHKQLPIFRSLYDVAAKYIEAKAKVYQQHPSASTTAAGLGMETVEASPSALAKAKQSNMPKDTSQDGMNDRPDEFGVEMDLSSVELGDWFYQNQQMMRLLEDG